A genomic window from Nocardioides jiangxiensis includes:
- a CDS encoding transglycosylase domain-containing protein, whose amino-acid sequence MAAQGKRSTPSASRLRRLVKPVLIIGVVLALLGVLLVAVLYKSIDVPNPNKDFETETTHVYYRGGKQEVGQFALQKRDRIPYSEMPQVVKDAVVAAEDRTFWTNGGIDLKGILRAALSNAKGNDTQGASTITQQYVKILYLSSEHSYKRKIKEAIVAKKINREMSKQEVLEGYLNTIYFGRGAYGIQAASASWFHEDAKDLNLRQGVMLASILNNPTLYNPDNGKANAAALLERMNRVLNGMVSMGKITRIEADEAGKQLPHFTANRSGSVFSGQRGHAMSLVKSELLRLGVATESEIDGGGLKVYTTLDKKVMKADEDAINEIRPKGLDQLHTAIANVEPGTGALRGFYGGQDYLKSQLNWALAGDKVGSSFKPFALAAGLEAGYSLKDTFDGNSPYYYNGQGTGAFVSNEDAGHDWGPVNLIKATEQSINSAFADLTMSIPDGPDKIRNTAYALGIPKATDKNSVNNMYKSPGLDAVSGIALGSATIAPVNMANAYASIANKGQAAKLYVIDKVVDRDGKVLYKHRTQTHEAIREDVAADVTYAMQQVIKSGTGTAAGALGRPAAGKTGTATSEDPNGGHDFTSSAWFVGFTPQLSTAVMYNRTGDRGQPLPLAGYISSEFGGHYPAMTWAAAMREALDGEPVLPLPPPAYVDGDAPESGHAPKPNKAPTCKSGQKPSVDDCVAPAKTATATATAKASKTATASPTPTQSPTKNVPPPKDPCNELLPPATCSPSPTDTTTASASPAGNGNGPPGP is encoded by the coding sequence GTGGCAGCACAGGGCAAGCGTTCGACCCCGTCAGCATCGAGGCTGCGCCGTCTCGTCAAGCCGGTGCTGATCATCGGCGTGGTGCTCGCGCTGCTCGGCGTGCTGCTGGTCGCGGTGCTCTACAAGTCGATCGACGTCCCGAACCCCAACAAGGACTTCGAGACCGAGACGACCCACGTCTACTACCGGGGCGGCAAGCAGGAGGTCGGGCAGTTCGCGCTGCAGAAGCGCGACCGCATCCCGTACTCGGAGATGCCGCAGGTCGTGAAGGACGCCGTCGTCGCCGCCGAGGACCGCACCTTCTGGACCAATGGCGGCATCGACCTCAAGGGCATCCTCCGCGCGGCCCTCTCCAACGCCAAGGGCAACGACACCCAGGGCGCCTCGACGATCACGCAGCAGTACGTGAAGATCCTCTACCTCTCGTCGGAGCACTCCTACAAGCGGAAGATCAAGGAAGCGATCGTCGCGAAGAAGATCAACCGCGAGATGTCGAAGCAGGAGGTGCTCGAGGGCTACCTCAACACCATCTACTTCGGCCGTGGCGCCTACGGCATCCAGGCGGCGTCGGCCAGCTGGTTCCACGAGGACGCCAAGGACCTGAACCTGCGCCAGGGCGTCATGCTCGCCTCGATCCTCAACAACCCCACGCTCTACAACCCCGACAACGGCAAGGCCAACGCCGCCGCCCTGCTCGAGCGCATGAACCGCGTGCTCAACGGCATGGTGTCGATGGGCAAGATCACCCGCATCGAGGCCGACGAGGCCGGCAAGCAGCTTCCCCACTTCACGGCGAACAGGTCGGGCAGCGTCTTCTCCGGGCAGCGCGGCCACGCGATGTCGCTCGTCAAGAGCGAGCTCCTGCGCCTGGGCGTCGCCACGGAGAGCGAGATCGACGGCGGCGGCCTGAAGGTCTACACGACCCTCGACAAGAAGGTCATGAAGGCCGACGAGGACGCGATCAACGAGATCCGGCCGAAGGGGCTCGACCAGCTGCACACCGCGATCGCCAACGTCGAGCCCGGCACCGGCGCCCTGCGCGGGTTCTACGGCGGCCAGGACTACCTGAAGTCGCAGCTCAACTGGGCCCTCGCCGGTGACAAGGTCGGCTCCTCGTTCAAGCCGTTCGCGCTGGCGGCGGGCCTCGAGGCGGGCTACTCGCTGAAGGACACCTTCGACGGCAACTCGCCGTACTACTACAACGGCCAGGGCACCGGCGCCTTCGTCTCCAACGAGGACGCCGGCCACGACTGGGGCCCGGTCAACCTGATCAAGGCGACCGAGCAGTCGATCAACTCGGCCTTCGCCGACCTGACGATGTCGATCCCGGACGGCCCGGACAAGATCCGCAACACCGCCTACGCGCTGGGGATCCCGAAGGCGACCGACAAGAACAGCGTCAACAACATGTACAAGTCGCCCGGCCTCGACGCGGTGTCCGGCATCGCGCTCGGCTCGGCCACGATCGCGCCGGTCAACATGGCCAACGCCTACGCCTCCATCGCCAACAAGGGCCAGGCGGCGAAGCTGTACGTCATCGACAAGGTGGTCGACCGCGACGGCAAGGTGCTCTACAAGCACCGCACCCAGACCCACGAGGCGATCCGTGAGGACGTCGCCGCCGACGTCACCTACGCCATGCAGCAGGTGATCAAGTCGGGTACCGGCACCGCCGCGGGCGCCCTCGGTCGCCCGGCGGCCGGCAAGACCGGCACCGCGACGTCCGAGGACCCCAACGGTGGTCACGACTTCACCTCGTCGGCGTGGTTCGTCGGCTTCACCCCGCAGCTCTCCACCGCGGTCATGTACAACCGCACCGGCGACCGCGGCCAGCCGCTCCCGCTCGCGGGCTACATCTCCAGCGAGTTCGGTGGGCACTACCCGGCCATGACCTGGGCCGCCGCGATGCGCGAGGCGCTCGACGGTGAGCCGGTCCTGCCCCTGCCGCCGCCGGCGTACGTCGACGGTGACGCGCCGGAGTCGGGCCACGCGCCGAAGCCGAACAAGGCGCCGACCTGCAAGAGCGGCCAGAAGCCCTCGGTGGACGACTGCGTCGCGCCGGCCAAGACCGCGACCGCGACCGCCACGGCCAAGGCCAGCAAGACGGCGACGGCGAGCCCGACCCCGACGCAGTCCCCGACCAAGAACGTGCCGCCGCCGAAGGACCCGTGCAACGAGCTCCTCCCTCCGGCCACGTGCAGCCCCAGCCCGACGGACACGACGACCGCCTCCGCCAGCCCCGCGGGCAACGGCAACGGGCCGCCCGGCCCGTGA
- a CDS encoding CCA tRNA nucleotidyltransferase, whose translation MSQPSQPPLLLADVQRRVAAELDRLGPVIDELGARFEAAGEQLALVGGPVRDAMLGRLQNDLDFTTSAHPDVTERILKGFADAVWDLGKEFGTIGARKGDWQIEITTWRSESYDPSSRKPSVAYGTSLHGDLRRRDFTVNAMALTIPGRQLEDPYGGIVDLAQRVLRTPGTPEESFSDDPLRMMRAARFAAQLGFAVAPEVVEAMTAMAERITIISAERVRDELVKLVLAPQPRMGLGLLVDTGLAAYVLPELPALALERDEHHRHKDVYEHTLTVLEQAIDLEKQRGHEPDFVSRFAALMHDVGKPKTRRFQDDGVVTFHHHDVVGAKITRKRMQALRFSNEQIEAVSSLVELHLRFHGYGSGEWTDSAVRRYVRDAGDQLERLHILTRADCTTRNQRKAARLRRTYDDLEARIARLSEEEELASIRPDLDGNQIMEILGIGPGRQVGEAYKWLLDLRLDEGPKTPEQAEAALRAWWAARG comes from the coding sequence GTGTCCCAGCCCAGCCAGCCGCCGCTTCTCCTGGCCGACGTCCAGAGGCGCGTGGCCGCGGAGCTCGACCGCCTCGGCCCCGTGATCGACGAGCTCGGTGCGCGCTTCGAAGCGGCGGGCGAGCAGCTCGCCCTCGTCGGCGGCCCCGTCCGCGACGCGATGCTCGGACGCCTGCAGAACGACCTCGACTTCACCACCTCGGCCCACCCCGACGTGACCGAGCGGATCCTCAAGGGCTTCGCCGACGCGGTCTGGGACCTGGGCAAGGAGTTCGGCACGATCGGCGCCCGCAAGGGCGACTGGCAGATCGAGATCACGACCTGGCGCTCGGAGTCCTACGACCCGTCCTCCCGGAAGCCGTCGGTGGCCTACGGCACCAGCCTCCACGGCGACCTGCGCCGCCGTGACTTCACCGTCAACGCGATGGCGCTGACCATCCCGGGGCGTCAGCTCGAGGACCCCTACGGCGGCATCGTCGACCTCGCCCAGCGCGTGCTGCGCACGCCGGGCACGCCGGAGGAGTCGTTCTCCGACGACCCTCTGCGCATGATGCGCGCCGCCCGCTTCGCCGCCCAGCTCGGCTTCGCGGTCGCCCCCGAGGTGGTCGAGGCGATGACCGCGATGGCGGAGCGGATCACGATCATCTCCGCCGAGCGCGTGCGCGACGAGCTGGTCAAGCTGGTCCTCGCCCCGCAGCCCCGTATGGGCCTGGGCCTGCTCGTCGACACCGGGCTCGCGGCGTACGTCCTGCCGGAGCTGCCCGCCCTCGCGCTCGAGCGCGACGAGCACCACCGCCACAAGGACGTCTACGAGCACACGCTGACCGTGCTGGAGCAGGCGATCGACCTGGAGAAGCAGCGTGGCCACGAGCCGGACTTCGTCTCCCGCTTCGCGGCCCTCATGCACGACGTGGGCAAGCCGAAGACCCGCCGCTTCCAGGACGACGGCGTCGTCACGTTCCACCACCACGACGTCGTCGGGGCGAAGATCACCCGCAAGCGGATGCAGGCGCTGCGCTTCTCCAACGAGCAGATCGAGGCGGTCTCCTCCCTGGTCGAGCTGCACCTGCGCTTCCACGGCTACGGCTCGGGTGAGTGGACCGACTCCGCCGTACGCCGCTACGTGCGCGACGCGGGCGACCAGCTCGAGCGGCTGCACATCCTGACCCGCGCCGACTGCACCACGCGCAACCAGCGCAAGGCGGCGCGGCTGCGGCGTACCTATGACGACCTCGAGGCGCGCATCGCGCGGCTCTCCGAGGAGGAGGAGCTCGCCTCCATCCGCCCGGACCTTGACGGCAACCAGATCATGGAGATCCTCGGTATCGGGCCGGGTCGCCAGGTGGGCGAGGCCTACAAGTGGCTGCTCGACCTGCGTCTGGACGAGGGGCCGAAGACGCCCGAGCAGGCCGAGGCCGCGCTGCGCGCCTGGTGGGCCGCCCGCGGCTGA
- a CDS encoding DUF6049 family protein has protein sequence MIRLLAALLAPLVVIAGLVLGLPTHQGEDLQRVIGAQADADGQAAAALGGAVTEATTAKHAAPRAASLRAAAGTDATPTALPLGVTMTGLSSAVVPKEKAVVVRGRVVNDSDETWTDINVYACSSGAPITSSHELDHAAEATTDDVVCGRTSVFTTIDSLAPGASAAYRLKVDRDRLGIGSQPGVYWFGVQALGTSTEGRDSVADGTVRTFLPQVGESAGPRPDAAFSLVLPIRARTLHTADGRLANPDTWATDLGTGGRLSNMLALAASAPAGEATLLVDPAVVDAVRELAAGNPARDLGTATVAPSDDASPAAADPDPQDDATAAVADDAAAWLRSFTDVARRLPVLALPYGDLDVAGASHHDVRALARARQESEAVFKDLDVAATPAIVPPNGLLPAEARELADGATVIVSSAALPDSLATADAVPSSVSIGGEQVLVAGSSLSLGGPGPTDGSRALALRQRLLAEGLLRSDEDATDPALVVLPYDADPGPRVAHFFDELDRSFLRLTGVSAPDGTAPELEDLAYPSGQLDREIPHSTFAEADRLTELGDTLDRILPRNAGLAATAAREALSATSYFARDTSLAAAELEGTATANLGGAVAWFDDRLASVDVSVPRFVILGSTEGPFAMTVTNDLTRPIRLGIRATTTGGLDIRAPRTINVPASSSRTVNLVARATGPGVHSVVLVVTDEDGHPIRKSQDISIRSRDVGWVIWLIMGGGAALLFGAIALRWRKRLRARAATPAVVPGRDPEDGTTTDTETPEAP, from the coding sequence GTGATCCGACTGCTGGCTGCCCTCCTCGCGCCGCTGGTCGTGATCGCCGGACTGGTGCTTGGCCTGCCCACGCATCAGGGCGAGGACCTGCAGCGCGTGATCGGCGCACAGGCCGACGCGGACGGCCAGGCAGCAGCTGCGCTCGGCGGAGCGGTGACCGAGGCGACCACCGCGAAACACGCAGCGCCGCGGGCGGCGTCCCTGCGCGCCGCCGCGGGCACCGACGCGACGCCCACCGCCCTTCCGCTCGGCGTCACCATGACCGGGCTCTCCTCGGCGGTCGTGCCGAAGGAGAAGGCGGTCGTGGTCCGGGGCCGGGTGGTCAACGACAGCGACGAGACGTGGACGGACATCAACGTCTACGCGTGCAGCTCGGGGGCGCCGATCACGAGCAGCCACGAGCTCGACCACGCGGCCGAGGCGACCACCGACGACGTCGTCTGCGGCCGCACCTCCGTGTTCACGACGATCGACTCGCTCGCGCCCGGCGCCTCCGCGGCGTACCGGCTGAAGGTGGACCGCGACCGGCTCGGCATCGGTTCCCAGCCGGGCGTGTACTGGTTCGGCGTGCAGGCGCTCGGCACGTCGACCGAGGGGCGCGACTCCGTGGCCGACGGGACGGTGCGGACCTTCCTCCCGCAGGTCGGTGAGAGCGCGGGGCCGCGACCGGACGCGGCGTTCTCGCTCGTGCTGCCGATCCGGGCCCGCACGCTCCACACCGCAGACGGCCGCCTGGCCAACCCCGACACCTGGGCGACGGACCTGGGCACGGGGGGCCGGCTGAGCAACATGCTCGCGCTCGCCGCGAGCGCTCCGGCAGGCGAGGCGACCCTGCTGGTCGACCCCGCTGTCGTCGACGCGGTACGGGAGCTGGCTGCCGGCAACCCGGCTCGCGACCTCGGCACCGCCACCGTGGCCCCGTCGGACGACGCCTCGCCCGCCGCGGCCGATCCCGACCCGCAGGACGACGCGACGGCCGCCGTCGCGGACGACGCCGCCGCGTGGCTGCGCAGCTTCACCGACGTCGCCCGCCGCCTGCCGGTGCTCGCCCTGCCGTACGGCGACCTGGACGTCGCCGGCGCCTCCCACCACGACGTGCGCGCCCTGGCCCGGGCCCGGCAGGAGTCGGAGGCGGTCTTCAAGGACCTCGACGTGGCCGCGACCCCGGCGATCGTGCCGCCCAACGGGCTGCTGCCGGCGGAGGCCCGCGAGCTGGCCGACGGCGCCACCGTGATCGTGTCCTCCGCCGCGCTCCCCGACTCCCTGGCGACCGCCGACGCGGTGCCGTCGTCGGTGTCCATCGGCGGCGAGCAGGTCCTCGTCGCCGGGAGCAGCCTCTCCCTCGGTGGCCCCGGCCCCACGGACGGGTCCCGCGCGCTCGCCCTGCGCCAGCGGCTCCTCGCCGAGGGGCTGCTGCGCTCCGACGAGGACGCCACGGATCCCGCCCTCGTCGTCCTCCCGTACGACGCCGATCCCGGCCCGCGGGTGGCCCACTTCTTCGACGAGCTCGACCGCTCGTTCCTGCGGCTCACCGGCGTCAGCGCTCCGGACGGGACCGCCCCCGAGCTCGAGGACCTCGCCTACCCGAGCGGCCAGCTCGACCGCGAGATCCCCCACAGCACGTTCGCGGAGGCCGACCGGCTCACCGAGCTCGGCGACACGCTCGACCGGATCCTCCCCCGCAACGCCGGACTGGCCGCGACCGCGGCGCGCGAGGCGCTGTCCGCCACGTCGTACTTCGCCCGCGACACGTCGCTGGCCGCCGCCGAGCTCGAGGGCACGGCCACCGCCAACCTCGGCGGGGCGGTCGCCTGGTTCGACGACCGGCTCGCCAGCGTGGACGTGTCGGTGCCCCGTTTCGTGATCCTCGGCTCGACCGAGGGCCCCTTCGCGATGACGGTGACCAACGACCTGACGCGCCCGATCCGGCTGGGCATCCGTGCGACGACCACCGGCGGCCTCGACATCCGGGCACCCCGCACGATCAACGTCCCGGCGTCCTCGAGCCGCACGGTGAACCTGGTCGCCAGGGCCACCGGACCCGGCGTCCACTCCGTCGTCCTGGTGGTCACCGACGAGGACGGCCACCCGATCCGCAAGTCACAGGACATCTCGATCCGTTCCCGCGACGTCGGCTGGGTGATCTGGCTGATCATGGGCGGCGGAGCAGCCCTGCTCTTCGGTGCGATCGCCCTGCGCTGGCGCAAGCGGCTGCGGGCCCGGGCCGCGACGCCGGCCGTCGTCCCGGGGAGGGACCCCGAGGACGGCACCACGACGGACACCGAGACCCCGGAGGCACCATGA
- a CDS encoding SRPBCC family protein: MPFDAPTLVAETDIAAPPAVVWSMISDLPRMASWSPQVVKTLIPGGSTRAGARMVNLNRNGWKFWPTFSRVTVFEPEQQVAFRVADNWLHWSFELTPTADGGTHVRHSRTAPDGLSPVSAYSQKLAMGGTEKFDGVVEAGMRETLTRLKAEAEA; encoded by the coding sequence ATGCCTTTCGACGCACCGACCCTCGTCGCCGAGACCGACATCGCCGCCCCGCCTGCCGTGGTCTGGAGCATGATCTCCGACCTGCCGCGCATGGCCAGCTGGAGCCCCCAGGTCGTGAAGACGCTCATCCCGGGTGGTTCGACCCGCGCCGGCGCACGCATGGTGAACCTCAACCGCAACGGCTGGAAGTTCTGGCCGACCTTCTCCCGGGTGACCGTCTTCGAGCCCGAGCAGCAGGTCGCCTTCCGGGTCGCCGACAACTGGCTCCACTGGAGCTTCGAGCTCACGCCCACCGCCGACGGCGGCACGCACGTGCGCCACAGCCGGACCGCTCCTGACGGCCTGTCGCCGGTGTCGGCGTACTCGCAGAAGCTGGCGATGGGCGGCACCGAGAAGTTCGACGGCGTGGTCGAGGCCGGCATGCGCGAGACGCTGACCCGGCTCAAGGCCGAGGCCGAGGCCTGA
- a CDS encoding inositol-3-phosphate synthase, whose translation MGSVRVGIVGVGNCATSLVQGVEYYKDADPQGTVPGLMHVTFGDYHVSDVKFVAAFDVDAKKVGFDLSEAIGNSENNTIKITDVPPTGVTVLRGPTLDGLGKYYKETIEESTEPAVDVVQALKDAEVDVLVSYLPVGSEEADKFYAQCAIDAGVAFVNALPVFIASDPEWAKKFEDAGVPIVGDDIKSQVGATITHRVMAKLFEDRGVVLDRTYQLNVGGNMDFKNMLERERLESKKVSKTQAVTSNLNGPLAGKVYDKNVHIGPSDYVAWLDDRKWAYVRLEGRAFGDVPLNLEYKLEVWDSPNSAGIIIDAVRAAKIAKDRGQGGPVIAASAYLMKSPPQQIADDLGRAMLESFIKGE comes from the coding sequence ATGGGTTCCGTACGTGTAGGCATCGTGGGAGTCGGCAACTGCGCCACCTCCCTGGTCCAGGGTGTGGAGTACTACAAGGACGCCGACCCGCAGGGCACCGTCCCGGGTCTCATGCACGTCACGTTCGGCGACTACCACGTCTCCGACGTGAAGTTCGTTGCGGCGTTCGACGTCGACGCCAAGAAGGTCGGCTTCGACCTCTCGGAGGCGATCGGCAACTCCGAGAACAACACGATCAAGATCACCGACGTCCCGCCGACCGGCGTGACCGTCCTCCGCGGCCCGACCCTCGACGGTCTCGGCAAGTACTACAAGGAGACGATCGAGGAGTCGACCGAGCCGGCCGTCGACGTCGTCCAGGCGCTCAAGGACGCCGAGGTCGACGTCCTCGTCTCCTACCTCCCGGTGGGTTCGGAGGAGGCCGACAAGTTCTACGCCCAGTGCGCGATCGACGCCGGCGTGGCCTTCGTCAACGCCCTCCCCGTCTTCATCGCCTCCGACCCGGAGTGGGCCAAGAAGTTCGAGGACGCCGGCGTCCCGATCGTCGGCGACGACATCAAGTCCCAGGTCGGCGCCACCATCACGCACCGCGTGATGGCGAAGCTCTTCGAGGACCGCGGCGTCGTGCTGGACCGCACCTACCAGCTCAACGTCGGCGGCAACATGGACTTCAAGAACATGCTCGAGCGCGAGCGCCTGGAGTCCAAGAAGGTCTCCAAGACCCAGGCCGTCACGTCCAACCTCAACGGCCCGCTGGCCGGCAAGGTCTACGACAAGAACGTCCACATCGGTCCGTCGGACTACGTCGCCTGGCTCGACGACCGCAAGTGGGCCTACGTCCGCCTCGAGGGTCGCGCCTTCGGTGACGTCCCGCTCAACCTCGAGTACAAGCTCGAGGTCTGGGACTCCCCGAACTCGGCCGGCATCATCATCGACGCCGTCCGCGCCGCGAAGATCGCCAAGGACCGCGGCCAGGGTGGTCCCGTCATCGCCGCGTCGGCGTACCTGATGAAGTCGCCGCCGCAGCAGATCGCCGACGACCTCGGTCGCGCGATGCTCGAGTCGTTCATCAAGGGCGAGTGA
- a CDS encoding PadR family transcriptional regulator, which produces MARRGDTIELAVLGLLHESPMHGYELRKRLNLMLGWRSLLSYGSLYPALKKMLRAGWIEEHTVLSGSTSRRPRIVYQPTEAGRAEFVRLMSEAGPSAWEDDNFDIRFAFFSSTDMEIRLRVLEGRRMRLQERLERVQGQLSLTQKEMDRYAAELQRHGVEQVEREVHWLSELIQAERAGTTAPQQPPAAKA; this is translated from the coding sequence ATGGCACGGCGTGGAGACACCATCGAGTTGGCAGTCCTGGGACTGCTGCACGAGTCACCCATGCACGGCTACGAGCTCCGCAAGCGTCTGAACCTCATGCTCGGATGGCGGAGCCTGCTCTCCTACGGATCGCTCTACCCGGCGCTCAAGAAGATGCTGCGCGCCGGCTGGATCGAGGAGCACACGGTCCTCAGCGGCTCGACGAGCCGCCGGCCCCGGATCGTCTACCAGCCCACGGAGGCGGGTCGCGCCGAGTTCGTGCGGCTGATGTCCGAGGCCGGGCCCAGTGCCTGGGAGGACGACAACTTCGACATCCGCTTCGCCTTCTTCTCCTCGACCGACATGGAGATCCGGCTGCGGGTGCTCGAGGGGCGCCGGATGCGCCTGCAGGAGCGCCTCGAGCGCGTGCAGGGTCAGCTGTCGCTCACCCAGAAGGAGATGGACCGCTACGCCGCGGAGCTCCAGCGCCACGGCGTGGAGCAGGTGGAGCGAGAGGTCCACTGGCTCTCCGAGCTGATCCAGGCCGAGCGCGCCGGCACGACTGCACCCCAGCAGCCGCCCGCCGCCAAGGCCTGA
- a CDS encoding TIGR03767 family metallophosphoesterase → MTRRTAVQTGLYGVGAVALTGATGGWSRTADETERQPVFARGTTLDSTIAATGRTGYRRLASRDGEPVVVRHDLAAARPGRTERRTGLAAVVQVTDLHIVDTQNPMRWEYLDGKVGTAYRPQELLGPQGANALVGAINGLAVGPLTGRPLDAVIATGDTTDNHSGTELDVLLSVLAGGRVHPDSGGASYEGVANAGLWRHWQPGSEAEDRYAKAGFPHLPDLLDAAMRPFYAPGLAVPWLMTMGNHDDTVMGTLMTRPFAAEWATGSRKLYGANGDATVFLAQLASCTELDPRHVDQASGLLEDLARRGDVRSVTADPRRAPFTTEEYLAALRSPRFTGAGPVGHGYDADADATRLHYVHRLGETVVAVSLDTTNQAGGADGSIGAAQLAWLDRTLAAHADDHVLVFSHHPSWTMSNLVPDPRLPDEARHGGGAVLDLLHRHPNVLAWVTGHCHSNTIKPRRHRDPKRSFWEVNTVSHIDAPQQARIIEVAANGDGTVSLLTTMLDADSPLRPSYEDLSTASLAGLYRELAFNDLGQRERGGDPADRNAELVLVDPFS, encoded by the coding sequence ATGACCCGCCGTACGGCGGTGCAGACAGGCCTCTACGGCGTCGGTGCGGTGGCACTGACCGGCGCGACGGGCGGCTGGTCGCGGACAGCCGACGAGACGGAGCGGCAGCCGGTCTTCGCGCGCGGCACGACGCTCGACAGCACCATCGCCGCCACGGGGCGGACGGGCTATCGGCGGCTCGCCTCCCGCGACGGGGAGCCGGTGGTCGTCCGTCACGACCTGGCGGCGGCGCGGCCGGGGCGGACCGAGCGGCGGACCGGACTGGCGGCGGTGGTCCAGGTCACCGACCTGCACATCGTCGACACCCAGAACCCGATGCGGTGGGAGTACCTCGACGGCAAGGTCGGCACGGCGTACCGGCCGCAGGAGCTGCTCGGGCCGCAGGGCGCCAACGCCCTGGTCGGCGCCATCAACGGGCTGGCCGTCGGACCGCTGACCGGTCGGCCGCTGGATGCCGTGATCGCGACCGGCGACACCACCGACAACCACAGCGGCACCGAGCTGGACGTGCTCCTCAGCGTGCTCGCAGGTGGCCGCGTGCATCCCGACAGCGGGGGCGCGTCGTACGAGGGCGTGGCCAACGCAGGACTCTGGCGCCACTGGCAGCCGGGGTCGGAGGCCGAGGACCGCTACGCGAAGGCGGGCTTCCCCCACCTGCCCGACCTGCTGGACGCCGCGATGCGCCCGTTCTACGCCCCCGGGCTGGCGGTGCCGTGGCTGATGACGATGGGCAACCACGACGACACGGTCATGGGCACCCTGATGACCCGGCCGTTCGCCGCCGAGTGGGCCACGGGCTCGCGCAAGCTCTACGGCGCGAACGGCGACGCCACCGTCTTCCTCGCACAGCTCGCCAGCTGCACCGAGCTGGATCCGCGGCACGTCGACCAGGCCTCCGGCCTCCTCGAGGACCTGGCCCGACGTGGCGACGTCCGCTCCGTCACCGCAGACCCGCGTCGGGCACCCTTCACCACCGAGGAGTACCTCGCCGCGCTGCGCTCGCCGCGCTTCACCGGCGCGGGCCCGGTCGGACACGGGTACGACGCCGACGCGGACGCCACGCGCCTCCACTACGTCCACCGGCTCGGCGAGACGGTCGTCGCGGTCAGCCTCGACACCACCAACCAGGCCGGCGGCGCGGACGGCTCGATCGGCGCGGCGCAGCTGGCCTGGCTCGACCGGACCCTCGCCGCGCACGCGGACGACCACGTGCTGGTCTTCAGCCACCACCCGTCCTGGACGATGTCCAACCTCGTGCCGGACCCGCGGCTCCCCGACGAGGCTCGCCACGGCGGCGGCGCCGTACTCGACCTCCTGCACCGGCACCCGAACGTGCTGGCCTGGGTCACCGGTCACTGCCACAGCAACACGATCAAGCCGCGACGGCACCGGGACCCGAAGCGGTCCTTCTGGGAGGTCAACACCGTCTCCCACATCGACGCGCCGCAGCAGGCCCGGATCATCGAGGTCGCGGCCAACGGCGACGGCACCGTCTCGCTGCTGACCACCATGCTGGATGCGGACTCACCGCTGCGTCCGTCGTACGAGGACCTCTCGACCGCCTCACTGGCCGGCCTCTACCGCGAGCTGGCGTTCAACGACCTCGGCCAGCGGGAGCGCGGCGGCGACCCGGCCGATCGCAACGCGGAGCTGGTGCTCGTCGACCCGTTCTCCTGA